The proteins below come from a single Paramormyrops kingsleyae isolate MSU_618 chromosome 25, PKINGS_0.4, whole genome shotgun sequence genomic window:
- the med19b gene encoding mediator of RNA polymerase II transcription subunit 19-B isoform X1, whose translation MTEIFSSLYAQNDAQVPTGSSTLGFAPGKPPPPPPQSQVSMAVQLPHQLGDDGPTLRKLGAMNEPFYLLRELPVGNELTGNTNLITHYSLEHAYNKFCGKKVKEKLSNFLPELPGMIDTLGSQDGSSLRSLIEKPPVCGNSFNPLTGAMLTGFRLHTGPLPEQYRLMHIQPPKKKSKHKHRHHRPQDPLPPETPSDSDHKKKKKKRDDDPDRKKKKKDKKKKKNRHSPDHPGLASSQPSSSSSLR comes from the exons ATGACGGAAATATTTTCGTCTCTGTACGCCCAAAATGACGCGCAGGTTCCCACTGGCTCATCGACGCTGGGCTTCGCTCCGGGGAAGCCTCCTCCGCCACCACCTCAAAGCCAGGTCTCCATGGCCGTACAGCTTCCACACCAGCTCGGGGATGACGGGCCTACTCTACGGAAACTCGGGGCGATGAACGAGCCGTTCTATTTACTCAGAGAACTACCCG TGGGCAACGAGCTGACGGGCAACACCAACCTGATCACACACTACAGCCTAGAACACGCCTACAACAAGTTCTGCGGCAAGAAGGTCAAGGAGAAGCTGAGCAACTTCCTGCCTGAGCTGCCAG GCATGATTGATACCCTAGGCTCCCAGGACGGCAGCTCTCTCCGCTCACTGATAGAGAAGCCCCCTGTCTGTGGAAACTCTTTCAACCCCCTGACGGGGGCCATGCTGACAGGCTTTCGGCTGCACACTGGGCCG TTGCCAGAGCAGTACAGACTGATGCACATCCAGCCCCCCAAGAAGAAGAGCAAGCACAAGCACCGGCACCACCGGCCCCAGGACCCGCTGCCCCCAG AAACCCCGTCGGACTCGGAccataagaagaagaagaagaagcgagACGATGATCCCGATCgcaaaaagaagaagaaggataaaaagaaaaagaag AACCGGCACAGCCCAGACCACCCCGGCCTGGCCAGCTCCcagcccagcagcagcagcagcttgaGGTAG
- the tmx2b gene encoding thioredoxin-related transmembrane protein 2-B: MALLTPLFAFLYHLPQVYKWLLKPYYVASIFLAVAFLLVRKSPGICEHLPTQREDGNSCDFDWREVEILMFLSAIVMMKNRRAITVEQHVGNIILFSKVANVILFFRLDIRMGLLYLTLCIVFMMTCKPPIYMGPEYIKYFSDKTIDEELDRDTRVTWIVEFFANWSPECQSFASVYADLSLKYNCAGLKFGKVDVGRYGEVSKKYKVSTSPLSKQLPSLLLFQGGKELMRRPQVDKKGRAVSWSFTEENIIREFNLNELYQVSKKLSKGKAEKVAELKFPAVPEEGELEAEPNGQDVVPETKKDK, from the exons ATGGCGCTGCTGACCCCCCTGTTCGCATTTCTCTACCACCTGCCGCAGGTGTATAAGTGGCTGCTGAAGCCCTATTATGTGGCTTCGATCTTCCTAGCGGTCGCCTTCCTTCTGGTCCGCAAGAGCCCCGGCATTTGCGAGCATCTCCCCACACAGCGGGAGGACGGCAACTCCTGCGACTTCGACTGG AGAGAGGTGGAGATCCTGATGTTTCTCAGTGCCATCGTCATGATGAAGAACAGGAGAGCCA TAACTGTAGAGCAGCACGTGGGGAACATCATCCTCTTCTCCAAGGTGGCCAATGTGATCCTCTTCTTCCGGCTGGACATTCGAATGGGCCTCCTCTACCTCACGCTCTGCATCG TGTTCATGATGACCTGCAAACCGCCAATCTACATGGGCCCAGAATACATCAAGTACTTCAGTGATAAGACCATAGAC GAGGAGCTTGACAGGGACACTCGTGTCACATGGATCGTGGAGTTCTTTGCCAACTGGTCTCCTGAATGTCAGTCCTTTGCCTCCGTCTACGCTGACCTCTCTCTCAA GTACAACTGCGCTGGCCTGAAGTTCGGGAAGGTGGATGTGGGGAGATACGGAGAGGTCTCTAAGAA GTACAAGGTGAGCACCTCCCCCCTGTCTAAGCAGCTTCCCTCACTGCTGCTGTTCCAGGGAGGCAAAGAGCTTATGCGGCGTCCCCAGGTGGACAAGAAGGGCCGTGCAGTTTCCTGGAGTTTTACGGAG GAGAACATCATTCGCGAGTTCAACTTGAATGAGCTGTACCAGGTGTCCAAGAAGCTGTCCAAGGGGAAAGCGGAGAAGGTGGCTGAGCTGAAGTTCCCAGCCGTGCCTGAGGAGGGCGAGCTGGAGGCAGAGCCAAACGGTCAGGATGTGGTGCCAGAGACCAAGAAGGACAAGTAG
- the zdhhc5a gene encoding palmitoyltransferase ZDHHC5-A → MPAVSKGGGAAGPSSSPPSSSPGRTLRPSRYVPVAAATAFLVGSTTLFFCFTCPWLAEYISMAVPVYNGVIFLFVLANFCMATFMDPGIFPRAEEDEDKEDDFRAPLYKTVEIRGIQVRMKWCSTCRFYRPPRCSHCSVCDNCVEDFDHHCPWVNNCIGRRNYRYFFLFLLSLTAHIMGVFGFGLLFILHHTQQLDRLHAAVTMAVMCVAGLFFIPVAGLTGFHIVLVARGRTTNEQVTGKFRGGVNPFTDGCWRNVSHVLCSSQAPRYMGRRRRLQTVAVQPPFLRPPLSEAQLVAKVLDNGIQGDLHRSKSSLEMESQSADAEPPPPPKPELRYPGLARGQLSLAASEESSLLNKTPPTPTMYKYRAAYNSPSKSHTPLSQSYSSKMSRGDSLKESSSLLESSQQAAYRSEPSLDGCHGQPGPREPNAEAPGPTASGGAILGYSLGGRSFPSFSDPTVLSVAGSRSSSVRSAHAGHGVLGPPPPEGACSTSYQSLANQTPRSGSLSYDSLLTPSGSPDFEAAGPALSPGRPRVPPHARPLPHAHHPPVLGYSSPFLSAQLAQQRDPGLHQASVALLSSPRKAYLHGVSPPPTPVDRDPQRHPQHHARPLRFSRAPVLADSHPVAWARSLGSPDSPQGTVSPGPLPHRPPLGKSLSYSSAAAAEMQSRLVRKASAGAAIQAPKDEIQMKSYSRSNGQPKTGPPPSPHHSASSPSSPSHMGTPAPLTTRPGPANHSTSSLHSPTHKQGVGVKKVTGVGGTTYEISV, encoded by the exons ATGCCCGCGGTCAGCAAGGGTGGGGGTGCCGCTGGCCCCTCTTCATCGCCCCCATCCTCCTCCCCGGGCCGCACTCTCCGGCCCAGCCGCTATGTGCCCGTCGCCGCCGCCACCGCCTTCCTGGTGGGCTCCACCACGCTCTTCTTCTGCTTCAC GTGCCCTTGGCTGGCAGAGTACATCTCCATGGCTGTGCCAGTCTACAATGGGGTCATCTTCCTCTTCGTCCTGGCAAACTTCTGCATGGCCACCTTCATGGACCCGGGCATCTTTCCCAGAG CTGAGGAAGACGAGGACAAAGAGGACGACTTTCGTGCTCCGCTGTACAAGACGGTGGAGATCCGGGGGATCCAGGTGCGCATGAAGTGGTGCTCCACCTGCCGCTTCTACCGGCCGCCACGCTGCTCCCACTGCTCTGTGTGCGACAACTGCGTGGAG gactTCGACCACCACTGCCCCTGGGTTAACAACTGCATAGGCAGGCGCAACTACCGCTACTTCTTCCTGTTCCTGCTGTCGCTGACGGCCCACATCATGGGCGTCTTCGGTTTCGGACTGCTCTTCATCCTGCACCACACGCAGCAGTTGGACCGCCTGCATGCTGCTGTCAC TATGGCCGTTATGTGTGTGGCTGGTCTCTTCTTCATCCCAGTAGCAGGTCTCACTGGTTTCCATATTGTGCTGGTAGCCCGAGGGAGAACCACCAATGAGCAG GTGACAGGGAAATTTCGTGGTGGCGTGAACCCTTTCACGGACGGCTGCTGGAGAAACGTCTCCCACGTGTTGTGCAGCTCACAGGCGCCCAG GTACATGGGCCGGAGGAGGAGGCTTCAGACTGTGGCTGTTCAGCCTCCCTTCCTCAGACCCCCACTGTCAGAGGCCCAGTTGGTAGCCAAGGTCTTAGACAACGGCATCCAGGGAGACCTGCACCGG tcaaagAGCAGCCTGGAGATGGAGAGCCAGTCAGCCGACGCCgagccgcccccccctcccaagccAGAGTTGAGATACCCCGGCTTGGCCCGGGGCCAGCTCTCTCTAGCTGCCTCTGAGG AGagctctctgctgaacaagacCCCGCCCACGCCCACCATGTACAAGTACCGGGCGGCATACAACAGCCCCAGCAagagccacacccccctcagCCAATCCTACTCCAGCaag ATGAGTCGGGGCGACAGCCTGAAGGAGTCGTCGTCCCTCCTGGAGTCCAGCCAGCAGGCCGCCTACCGCTCTGAGCCCAGCTTGGATGGCTGCCATGGGCAACCAGGTCCCAGGGAGCCCAATGCTGAGGCCCCGGGGCCCACCGCTTCTGGGGGTGCTATCCTTGGCTACTCCCTGGGTGGCCGCTCCTTCCCGTCCTTTTCGGACCCCACGGTGCTGTCGGTGGCGGGATCGCGCTCCTCCAGCGTGCGCTCTGCTCACGCCGGCCACGGCGTTCTCGGCCCGCCACCACCAGAGGGCGCCTGTTCTACCAGCTACCAGAGCTTGGCCAACCAGACTCCACGCAGTGGCAGCCTTTCCTATGACAGCCTGCTGACGCCATCGGGGAGCCCCGACTTTGAAGCAGCAGGCCCCGCGCTGTCCCCGGGCCGGCCCCGTGTCCCCCCGCACGCCCGCCCCCTCCCGCACGCCCACCACCCTCCTGTACTGGGCTACAGCTCACCCTTCTTGTCCGCGCAGCTGGCCCAGCAGCGCGACCCCGGGCTGCACCAGGCCTCGGTCGCCCTGCTGTCCTCCCCCCGCAAGGCCTACTTGCACGGTGTgagcccaccccccaccccggtgGACAGGGACCCCCAGCGGCACCCCCAGCACCACGCTCGGCCCCTGCGCTTCTCACGGGCGCCTGTGCTGGCAGACTCGCACCCAGTAGCCTGGGCGCGCTCTCTGGGCTCGCCGGATTCCCCTCAGGGGACCGTGTCTCCAGGCCCCCTTCCGCACCGGCCCCCGCTGGGCAAGTCTCTGTCGTACTCGAGCGCGGCGGCAGCGGAGATGCAGAGCCGGCTGGTGAGGAAGGCCTCGGCGGGGGCAGCCATCCAGGCCCCAAA GGATGAGATTCAGATGAAGTCCTACAGCCGCTCAAACGGGCAGCCAAAAACGGGCCCTCCGCCCTCACCACATCATTCGGCATCCTCCCCATCCTCTCCCTCGCACATGGGGACCCCGGCCCCTCTTACCACTCGGCCAggcccagccaatcacagcacatCCTCTCTGCACAGCCCCACCCACAAGCAGGGAGTTGGCGTGAAGAAAGTCACAGGCGTCGGTGGGACCACCTATGAGATCTCGGTTTGA
- the med19b gene encoding mediator of RNA polymerase II transcription subunit 19-B isoform X2: MVPTGSSTLGFAPGKPPPPPPQSQVSMAVQLPHQLGDDGPTLRKLGAMNEPFYLLRELPVGNELTGNTNLITHYSLEHAYNKFCGKKVKEKLSNFLPELPGMIDTLGSQDGSSLRSLIEKPPVCGNSFNPLTGAMLTGFRLHTGPLPEQYRLMHIQPPKKKSKHKHRHHRPQDPLPPETPSDSDHKKKKKKRDDDPDRKKKKKDKKKKKNRHSPDHPGLASSQPSSSSSLR; the protein is encoded by the exons ATG GTTCCCACTGGCTCATCGACGCTGGGCTTCGCTCCGGGGAAGCCTCCTCCGCCACCACCTCAAAGCCAGGTCTCCATGGCCGTACAGCTTCCACACCAGCTCGGGGATGACGGGCCTACTCTACGGAAACTCGGGGCGATGAACGAGCCGTTCTATTTACTCAGAGAACTACCCG TGGGCAACGAGCTGACGGGCAACACCAACCTGATCACACACTACAGCCTAGAACACGCCTACAACAAGTTCTGCGGCAAGAAGGTCAAGGAGAAGCTGAGCAACTTCCTGCCTGAGCTGCCAG GCATGATTGATACCCTAGGCTCCCAGGACGGCAGCTCTCTCCGCTCACTGATAGAGAAGCCCCCTGTCTGTGGAAACTCTTTCAACCCCCTGACGGGGGCCATGCTGACAGGCTTTCGGCTGCACACTGGGCCG TTGCCAGAGCAGTACAGACTGATGCACATCCAGCCCCCCAAGAAGAAGAGCAAGCACAAGCACCGGCACCACCGGCCCCAGGACCCGCTGCCCCCAG AAACCCCGTCGGACTCGGAccataagaagaagaagaagaagcgagACGATGATCCCGATCgcaaaaagaagaagaaggataaaaagaaaaagaag AACCGGCACAGCCCAGACCACCCCGGCCTGGCCAGCTCCcagcccagcagcagcagcagcttgaGGTAG